In Cervus elaphus chromosome 5, mCerEla1.1, whole genome shotgun sequence, the following proteins share a genomic window:
- the LOC122695063 gene encoding keratin-associated protein 9-2-like — protein sequence MTHSCCSRCCQPTCCRTTCCRTKCFQPTCNGSSSCGSSCCQSSCPATCSQTTCCQPTCVTTCCQPTCCRTTCCKPTCVTTCCQPICGGSSCCQPCCRPACCQTTCCRTTCLKPTCVTTCCQPTCCESSCCQPSCPQTCCQTTETTCCKPTCVTTCCQPTCCESSCCQPSCPQTCCQTTETTCCKPTCVTTCCQPTCCGSSSCGQTCGGSNCCQSCCQPASCAPVYCHRTCYHPTCCCLPGCQDQSCGSSCCQPCSRPVCCQTTCCRTTCCHPSCVSSCCQPSCC from the coding sequence ATGACCCACTCCTGCTGCTCCCGTTGCTGCCAGCCTACCTGCTGCAGGACCACCTGCTGTAGGACCAAATGCTTCCAGCCCACCTGTAATGGATCCAGCTCTTGTGGGTCCAGCTGCTGCCAGTCCAGCTGCCCCGCAACTTGCTCTCAAACCACCTGCTGCCAACCTACTTGTGTGAccacctgctgccagcccacctgctgtaGGACCACCTGCTGCAAACCCACCTGTGTGACCACCTGCTGCCAGCCCATCTGCGGTgggtccagctgctgccagccttgcTGCCGCCCTGCCTGCTGTCAGACCACCTGCTGCAGGACCACCTGCCTCAAGCCTACTTGTGTGAccacctgctgccagcccacctgctgtgagtccagctgctgccagccctcctgcccccaaacttgCTGTCAAACCACTGAAACCACCTGCTGCAAACCTACTTGTGTGAccacctgctgccagcccacctgctgtgagtccagctgctgccagccctcctgcccccaaacttgCTGTCAAACCACTGAAACCACCTGCTGCAAACCTACTTGTGTGAccacctgctgccagcccacctgctgtgGATCCAGCAGCTGTGGACAAACCTGCGGTGGTTCTAACTGCTGTCAGTCTTGCTGCCAGCCAGCTTCCTGTGCACCCGTGTACTGCCACAGAACCTGCTACCACCCCACATGCTGCTGCCTGCCTGGGTGCCAAGACCAGAGCTGTGgatccagctgctgccagccttgcAGCCGCCCTGTCTGCTGTCAGACCACCTGCTGCAGGACCACCTGCTGCCACCCCAGCTGTgtgtccagctgctgccagccttcCTGCTGCTGA